A genomic window from Acidimicrobiales bacterium includes:
- a CDS encoding phosphoribosylaminoimidazolesuccinocarboxamide synthase: MPSPDLGLPHLASGKVRDIFELDGERLLLVASDRISAFDVVMAEPIPDKGRVLTAMAAFWFEHLAGVAPHHLLSTDLDALPEHARQPGLAGRIMVCRRADMLPIECIVRGHLSGSAWKEYRAAGTVHGERLPSGLQESDRLPELIFTPSTKGEVGDHDVNISFEDAVGMIGVDLAGRARDLSLEVFRRGSELAADRGIVIADTKLELGLVDGELIVADEILTPDSSRFWPADAVVPGRTPPSFDKQPLRDHLEALDWDKTPPPPPLPEEVVAATRARYVEAYERITGRSLTDWPEALR, translated from the coding sequence GTGCCCTCACCCGACCTCGGCCTGCCTCACCTCGCCTCGGGGAAGGTCCGCGACATCTTCGAGCTCGACGGCGAGCGACTGCTCCTCGTCGCCTCCGACCGGATCAGCGCGTTCGACGTGGTGATGGCCGAACCCATCCCCGACAAGGGCCGGGTCCTCACCGCCATGGCGGCGTTCTGGTTCGAGCACCTCGCCGGTGTGGCACCCCACCACCTCCTCTCCACCGACCTTGACGCCCTCCCCGAGCACGCGCGCCAGCCCGGGCTCGCCGGGCGGATCATGGTGTGCCGCCGGGCCGACATGCTCCCCATCGAGTGCATCGTGCGGGGTCACCTGTCGGGGTCGGCCTGGAAGGAGTACCGGGCTGCCGGCACCGTGCACGGCGAGCGGCTGCCCTCGGGCCTGCAGGAGTCCGACCGCCTCCCCGAGCTGATCTTCACCCCCTCCACCAAGGGCGAGGTGGGCGACCACGACGTCAACATCTCCTTCGAGGACGCCGTCGGCATGATCGGCGTCGACCTGGCCGGCCGGGCCCGGGACCTCTCCCTCGAGGTGTTCCGTCGGGGCAGTGAGCTGGCTGCCGACCGGGGCATCGTCATCGCCGACACCAAGCTGGAGCTGGGCCTGGTCGACGGCGAGCTGATCGTCGCCGACGAGATCCTCACCCCGGACTCGTCTCGCTTCTGGCCCGCCGACGCGGTGGTGCCGGGCCGCACTCCGCCGTCGTTCGACAAGCAGCCGCTGCGCGACCACCTCGAAGCCCTCGACTGGGACAAGACCCCGCCCCCGCCGCCGCTGCCGGAGGAGGTGGTCGCCGCCACCCGCGCCCGCTACGTGGAGGCCTACGAGCGCATCACCGGCCGCTCCCTCACCGACTGGCCCGAGGCTCTTCGCTAA
- a CDS encoding phosphoribosylformylglycinamidine synthase subunit PurQ, giving the protein VLRYVDNPNGSVDDIAGICNAGRNVVGLMPHPERACDALLGSADGAPLLRSLLSAANKRAANAA; this is encoded by the coding sequence TCGTGCTGCGCTACGTCGACAACCCCAACGGGTCGGTCGACGACATCGCCGGGATCTGCAACGCCGGGCGCAACGTGGTGGGCCTCATGCCCCACCCCGAACGAGCCTGCGACGCCCTGCTCGGCTCGGCCGACGGCGCCCCCCTCCTCCGCTCCCTCCTGTCAGCCGCCAACAAGAGAGCCGCCAACGCCGCTTAG